A genomic region of Chlorobaculum parvum NCIB 8327 contains the following coding sequences:
- the sucD gene encoding succinate--CoA ligase subunit alpha, whose translation MSVLVNKDTRLVVQGITGGEGTFHTSQILEYGTNVVAGVTPGKGGILYNGNEKDQFCRPVPVFDTVREAVEKAEANATVIFVPAAFAADAIMEAADAGLKVIICITEGIPVNDMMKAYSFVQEKGAVLVGPNCPGVITPGEAKVGIMPGFIHKKGSIGVVSRSGTLTYEAVHQLTEVGLGQSTCIGIGGDPIIGTRFIDAVKMFAKDDDTEGLIMIGEIGGSAEEEAAEYIKKYFKKPVVGFIAGRTAPPGRRMGHAGAIVSGGKGTAEEKIKAMEAAGIKVVENPADIGQAMLKALGKA comes from the coding sequence ATGAGCGTACTGGTCAATAAAGATACCCGTCTGGTCGTGCAGGGAATTACCGGCGGCGAGGGTACCTTCCACACCTCGCAGATTCTCGAATACGGCACCAACGTTGTGGCAGGCGTCACTCCCGGCAAGGGCGGTATTCTCTATAACGGCAACGAGAAAGACCAATTCTGCCGTCCGGTTCCGGTGTTCGACACCGTCCGTGAAGCTGTCGAGAAGGCCGAAGCCAACGCCACGGTCATCTTCGTGCCTGCCGCATTTGCTGCAGACGCCATCATGGAGGCTGCCGACGCTGGCCTTAAGGTGATCATCTGCATCACCGAAGGCATTCCGGTTAACGACATGATGAAAGCCTACAGCTTCGTGCAGGAGAAGGGCGCGGTGCTGGTTGGCCCGAACTGCCCCGGCGTTATCACCCCCGGCGAAGCCAAAGTCGGCATCATGCCGGGCTTCATCCACAAGAAAGGCTCCATCGGCGTCGTGTCGCGCAGTGGCACCCTGACCTACGAAGCGGTGCACCAGCTTACCGAGGTAGGTCTCGGACAGTCCACCTGTATCGGCATCGGCGGTGACCCGATCATTGGCACCCGCTTCATCGACGCGGTCAAGATGTTCGCCAAGGATGACGACACCGAAGGTCTCATTATGATCGGTGAAATTGGTGGCAGCGCTGAAGAAGAGGCCGCCGAGTACATCAAGAAATATTTCAAGAAACCGGTCGTCGGCTTCATCGCAGGCCGTACCGCTCCTCCCGGACGCCGCATGGGCCATGCAGGCGCGATCGTTTCAGGCGGCAAAGGTACCGCCGAAGAGAAGATCAAGGCAATGGAAGCCGCAGGAATCAAGGTGGTCGAAAACCCCGCCGACATCGGCCAAGCCATGCTCAAAGCGCTTGGAAAAGCCTGA
- a CDS encoding KpsF/GutQ family sugar-phosphate isomerase codes for MSERLDESFAKAVDLMLESKGKIIISGMGKSGIIGQKIAATLSSTGTTAVFMHPAEAAHGDLGVVCEGDTIICLSKSGMTEELNFIIPALRERNATIIAFTGNTRSYLAMNAHVVLDTGVEQEACPYDLAPTTSTTAMLAMGDALAICLMKKKNFTDLEFALTHPKGSLGKQLTMRVGDVMATGDALPLVSEDATVSDLILEITSKRYGVSGVVDAEGKLIGIFTDGDLRRLVQTGESFLDKTAAEVMTPNPKTVSAELMAKKCLELLETWRITQLMVCDEEQRPVGIVHIHDLVTLGL; via the coding sequence ATGAGCGAGCGGCTTGACGAAAGCTTTGCAAAAGCGGTCGACCTGATGCTTGAGAGCAAGGGCAAAATCATCATTTCGGGCATGGGCAAATCGGGCATCATCGGCCAGAAGATCGCCGCCACGCTCTCTTCCACCGGTACGACGGCAGTGTTCATGCACCCCGCTGAAGCGGCCCACGGCGACCTCGGCGTGGTCTGTGAAGGCGACACGATCATCTGCCTCTCCAAAAGCGGCATGACCGAAGAGCTGAACTTCATCATCCCGGCGCTCAGGGAACGCAATGCCACCATCATCGCCTTCACCGGCAACACCCGCTCGTACCTGGCCATGAACGCCCACGTTGTGCTCGACACCGGCGTCGAACAGGAAGCCTGCCCGTACGACCTCGCGCCGACCACCTCGACCACCGCCATGCTCGCAATGGGCGACGCGCTGGCGATCTGCTTGATGAAAAAGAAGAACTTCACCGACCTGGAGTTCGCCCTCACCCATCCCAAGGGTTCACTCGGAAAGCAATTGACCATGCGGGTCGGCGACGTCATGGCCACCGGAGACGCACTCCCGTTAGTTTCGGAGGATGCGACGGTCTCAGACCTCATCCTCGAAATCACCTCCAAACGCTACGGCGTCAGCGGCGTAGTGGATGCGGAGGGAAAGCTGATCGGTATCTTCACCGACGGCGACCTGCGGCGTCTGGTGCAGACCGGCGAATCGTTCCTCGACAAGACAGCGGCGGAAGTCATGACCCCCAACCCGAAAACCGTCTCAGCCGAATTAATGGCCAAAAAGTGCCTTGAACTCCTCGAAACCTGGCGAATCACCCAACTCATGGTCTGCGATGAAGAGCAACGCCCGGTGGGAATCGTGCACATCCACGATCTGGTGACGCTGGGGTTGTAA